The Phycisphaerae bacterium genome includes a window with the following:
- a CDS encoding carbohydrate kinase family protein, with protein MHDILIIGIATVDAIGRPIDAFPSPGGLRFFDRLTMSTGGNAINCSIALAKLGVPCDTIARVGTDMLGDYVVAELARHGIGTAGIVRDPDASTSFTFACVASTGERCFFHTMGADARICADDVPAVALRGRKLVFLTGTMVMETLDGPQTAEVLAAARAAGARTLLDTVFVESIPQSEWQRRVLPALRHCDYFIPSHPEARAITGLDDLSAIARNFQACGARNVVIKCDAQGAFCRDAAGHEERVPAFRVPHVVDTTGAGDCWSAGFLTGLHQNLPMAAAARLGNAVAAHGIQAAGATAGVKPLAEIQRFAERG; from the coding sequence ATGCACGACATCCTCATCATCGGCATCGCCACCGTGGACGCCATCGGTCGCCCCATCGACGCGTTTCCCAGCCCCGGCGGCCTGCGGTTCTTCGACCGGCTTACCATGAGCACCGGCGGCAACGCCATCAATTGCTCCATCGCCCTGGCCAAGCTCGGCGTCCCCTGCGACACCATCGCCCGCGTCGGCACCGACATGCTCGGCGATTACGTCGTCGCGGAGCTGGCGCGGCACGGCATCGGCACCGCCGGCATCGTCCGCGACCCGGACGCCAGCACGTCGTTCACCTTCGCGTGCGTGGCCTCCACCGGCGAGCGCTGCTTCTTTCACACCATGGGGGCCGATGCGCGTATCTGCGCCGACGACGTGCCCGCGGTTGCGCTCCGGGGCCGCAAGCTCGTTTTCCTGACCGGCACCATGGTGATGGAAACACTCGATGGCCCGCAGACCGCGGAAGTGCTCGCCGCCGCCCGGGCCGCCGGCGCGCGGACGCTGCTTGATACCGTCTTCGTCGAGTCCATCCCGCAATCCGAATGGCAGCGGCGTGTCCTGCCTGCGCTGCGCCACTGCGATTACTTCATTCCTTCACACCCGGAGGCCCGCGCCATCACCGGCCTGGATGATCTCTCCGCCATCGCCCGCAATTTCCAAGCCTGCGGCGCCCGCAACGTCGTCATCAAGTGCGACGCGCAGGGCGCGTTCTGCCGCGACGCCGCCGGCCACGAGGAACGCGTGCCCGCCTTCCGTGTTCCACACGTCGTGGACACGACCGGCGCCGGCGACTGCTGGAGCGCCGGCTTTCTCACCGGCCTGCACCAGAACCTCCCCATGGCCGCCGCCGCCCGTCTCGGCAACGCCGTCGCCGCCCACGGCATTCAGGCCGCAGGTGCCACCGCCGGCGTCAAGCCGCTCGCGGAAATCCAGCGTTTCGCCGAGCGCGGCTGA
- a CDS encoding ABC transporter permease: MTDVALPDLRDKRSSVGERALTALAPFLGLIVVIAIFYAIPPHPRVTLLDLQTVAVHMVIVGITAMGMTFIIISGGIDLSVGSAIALASVTVAITLAGGWQFTFLDCWHLGWLNPAGPINAFARTWPIPAALGVALGTGALCGLYNALLITVLRLPPFIATLGTLGFYRGMSKWISNSMPVTPPSAHGLDAWVRPVPLQEWLPVAPGVFLMVGLAILLAAVLRYTILGRYTFAIGSNEATARLCGLRVPRLKICIYVLAGLLTGLAGLMQFARLTQGDPTVAVGVELDVIAAVVIGGGSLSGGQGSMLGTLAGAFLMAYLRNRCTVLGWSNFVQEMIVGHIIIIAVAVDQWRVRRTEH; the protein is encoded by the coding sequence GTGACCGATGTGGCCCTGCCCGACCTGCGCGACAAACGCTCCTCCGTCGGCGAACGCGCCCTGACGGCGCTCGCGCCGTTCCTCGGCCTGATCGTCGTCATCGCCATCTTCTACGCCATCCCGCCGCATCCGCGCGTCACGCTGCTCGATCTGCAGACGGTCGCCGTCCACATGGTCATCGTCGGCATCACCGCGATGGGCATGACGTTCATCATCATCAGCGGCGGGATCGACCTGTCCGTCGGCTCCGCCATCGCGCTCGCGAGCGTCACCGTGGCGATCACGCTCGCCGGCGGCTGGCAGTTCACGTTTCTGGACTGCTGGCACCTGGGCTGGTTGAACCCCGCCGGACCAATCAATGCATTCGCGCGTACCTGGCCGATACCCGCCGCGTTGGGCGTTGCGCTTGGCACCGGCGCCCTGTGCGGCCTGTACAACGCGTTGCTCATCACGGTCCTGCGTCTGCCGCCGTTCATCGCGACGCTCGGCACGCTCGGCTTCTACCGCGGCATGTCCAAGTGGATCTCGAACAGCATGCCGGTAACGCCGCCCAGCGCCCACGGCCTCGACGCCTGGGTCCGCCCCGTGCCGTTGCAAGAGTGGCTCCCTGTCGCGCCCGGCGTGTTTCTCATGGTCGGGTTGGCCATCTTACTCGCCGCCGTGCTGCGCTACACGATCCTCGGCCGCTACACCTTCGCCATCGGCTCCAACGAAGCCACCGCCCGCCTCTGCGGCCTCCGCGTGCCGCGCCTGAAGATCTGCATCTACGTGCTCGCCGGCCTGCTCACCGGCCTCGCCGGCCTCATGCAATTCGCCCGCCTCACACAGGGCGACCCCACGGTCGCGGTCGGCGTCGAGCTCGACGTCATCGCCGCGGTCGTCATCGGCGGCGGCTCGCTCTCCGGCGGACAAGGCTCGATGCTTGGCACGCTCGCGGGTGCGTTCCTGATGGCGTACCTGCGCAATCGCTGCACCGTGCTGGGCTGGTCGAATTTCGTGCAGGAAATGATCGTCGGACACATCATCATCATCGCGGTCGCGGTCGACCAATGGCGTGTCCGCCGCACGGAACATTGA
- a CDS encoding Fic family protein, whose product MDPSELKSAAAGRAVRVPAGYWAFLPAPLPPELRYDAQLVLRLSQADAALSELSGLGRHLPNPHLLIAPYVQREAVLSSRIEGTKTNLSELLREQVQPDPALGQSQDVREVRNYVRALELGIRRLPKLPLSLRLVREIHAELMHGVRGGQATPGEFRRSQNWIGPPGSTPATATYVPPPPSELMPALGAWEKFVRRRDVWPDLVQCALMHEQFEAIHPFLDGNGRVGRLLITLFLMERGRLSQPLLYLSAFFEAHRQEYYRHLQAVRTDGDWAGWIGYFLHGVAETAREAVQRAGVLMDLREKYRQRLRAHAKALALLDELFINPYVTVARAAKLLKTSNPTARKAVERLRAIEMLTETTGRAWGRVYLARPILRAIERPAKAE is encoded by the coding sequence ATGGACCCAAGTGAATTAAAGTCTGCCGCCGCCGGTCGGGCAGTACGCGTTCCCGCCGGCTACTGGGCCTTTCTCCCGGCCCCGCTGCCGCCGGAACTGCGCTATGATGCCCAGCTCGTGCTGCGCCTTTCCCAAGCGGATGCGGCCCTGAGTGAGCTTTCCGGCCTCGGCCGACACCTGCCCAACCCGCATCTGCTCATCGCGCCCTACGTGCAGCGTGAGGCCGTCCTTTCCTCCCGCATCGAAGGTACCAAGACCAACCTGTCCGAGCTCCTCCGCGAGCAAGTGCAGCCCGACCCGGCACTCGGACAGTCACAGGATGTTCGCGAGGTGCGCAATTACGTCCGCGCGCTCGAACTCGGTATCCGGCGCCTACCGAAACTGCCGCTCAGCCTGCGGCTGGTCCGTGAAATACACGCCGAGCTGATGCATGGCGTGCGCGGCGGTCAGGCCACGCCCGGCGAGTTCCGGCGCTCACAAAACTGGATCGGCCCACCCGGTAGTACGCCCGCCACCGCGACGTATGTTCCCCCGCCGCCGAGTGAACTCATGCCCGCGCTTGGCGCGTGGGAGAAGTTCGTGCGCCGCCGGGACGTGTGGCCCGATCTCGTGCAATGCGCTCTCATGCACGAGCAATTCGAGGCCATCCATCCGTTCCTCGACGGCAACGGACGCGTCGGCCGGCTGCTGATCACACTGTTTCTCATGGAGCGCGGGCGTCTCTCCCAGCCCCTGCTCTACCTCTCCGCCTTCTTCGAAGCCCATCGGCAGGAGTACTACCGCCACTTGCAGGCCGTGCGCACCGACGGGGACTGGGCTGGCTGGATTGGGTATTTCCTGCACGGCGTCGCGGAGACGGCACGGGAGGCAGTCCAGCGTGCCGGCGTCTTGATGGACCTGCGTGAGAAGTATCGCCAGCGGCTTCGCGCGCACGCGAAGGCTCTGGCGCTGCTGGATGAGCTCTTCATCAACCCATACGTGACCGTCGCCCGCGCGGCGAAACTGCTGAAGACCTCGAACCCCACCGCGCGCAAGGCCGTCGAACGCCTGCGGGCTATCGAGATGCTGACGGAAACCACCGGCCGCGCCTGGGGACGCGTGTACCTCGCGCGCCCCATCCTGCGAGCGATCGAGCGGCCGGCGAAAGCAGAATGA
- a CDS encoding sugar ABC transporter ATP-binding protein, whose protein sequence is MMDTPRLEMHRVCKRFGATAALTDVDLVVHAGEVHALIGENGAGKSTLMKILAGALRPDAGHIRLDGGPFTPANPLAARIAGVAMIYQELNLAPHLTVEGNITLGAEKHWAGLIRHAAHRRRIADIFRRLGRPDLRPETPVRRLSSAERQLVEIARALLTEARVLVMDEPTSSLGLADIEQLFAVIDRLRADGVAIVYISHFLEEVQRVAQRYTVLRDGRNVGSGAMANVTLSQIVELMIGRRLTELFPQVPHEPGSPILEIRALTGQRLPISANLTLQRGEILGLAGLVGAGRTELLRCLFALAPVKRGEVRIAQLAAGKHTPAARLQEGVGLLSEDRQTEGLALARSVADNILLSRLASVARWGWINPRALHRTAAGWIQRLDIRARNPRQRVRDLSGGNQQKAALARLLHHGVDVLLLDEPTRGIDVASKAQIYQLIGELAARGKAILVVSSYIPELLGICDRIAVMHRGRLGPPRPARDWTEHTLMSVAASGKELTP, encoded by the coding sequence ATGATGGACACGCCGCGACTGGAAATGCATCGGGTCTGCAAGCGTTTCGGCGCGACCGCCGCTTTGACCGATGTCGACCTCGTGGTCCACGCCGGCGAAGTTCATGCCCTGATCGGTGAGAATGGCGCGGGCAAGTCAACGCTGATGAAGATTCTTGCCGGCGCCTTGCGGCCCGACGCCGGACACATCCGTCTCGACGGCGGGCCGTTCACGCCGGCCAACCCCCTCGCCGCGCGCATCGCCGGCGTCGCCATGATCTACCAGGAGCTGAACCTCGCCCCCCACTTGACCGTCGAGGGGAACATCACTCTCGGAGCCGAGAAACACTGGGCCGGCCTCATCCGCCACGCCGCCCACCGCCGCCGGATCGCCGACATCTTCCGGCGCCTCGGCCGCCCGGACCTGCGCCCCGAAACGCCCGTCCGGCGACTCTCCTCCGCGGAGCGGCAGCTCGTCGAAATCGCCCGCGCGCTGCTCACCGAGGCCCGCGTCCTCGTCATGGACGAGCCCACCAGCAGCCTCGGCCTCGCGGACATCGAGCAGCTCTTTGCCGTCATCGACCGTCTGCGGGCTGACGGCGTCGCCATCGTCTACATCTCGCACTTCCTCGAAGAAGTGCAGCGCGTTGCCCAGCGCTACACCGTGTTGCGCGACGGACGCAACGTCGGCAGCGGCGCCATGGCCAATGTGACGCTCAGCCAAATCGTCGAACTGATGATCGGCCGGCGACTCACGGAGTTGTTTCCGCAGGTACCGCACGAGCCCGGCTCGCCGATCCTCGAAATCCGCGCGCTGACCGGACAGCGGCTGCCCATCAGTGCCAACCTCACGCTGCAGCGCGGCGAAATCCTCGGCCTCGCGGGACTCGTCGGCGCTGGCCGCACGGAACTGCTTCGCTGCCTCTTCGCGCTCGCCCCGGTGAAACGCGGCGAAGTACGCATTGCCCAGTTGGCCGCCGGCAAGCACACGCCCGCCGCGCGCCTCCAAGAAGGTGTCGGCCTGCTCAGTGAAGACCGCCAGACCGAGGGCCTCGCGCTCGCGCGCTCGGTCGCCGACAACATCCTGCTCAGCCGCCTCGCGTCCGTCGCCCGCTGGGGCTGGATCAACCCGCGTGCCTTGCACCGCACTGCCGCCGGCTGGATCCAACGCCTCGACATTCGCGCTCGCAACCCCCGTCAACGCGTCCGCGACCTCTCCGGCGGCAACCAGCAGAAGGCCGCGCTGGCGCGTCTGCTGCACCACGGCGTCGATGTGCTGCTGCTCGACGAACCCACGCGCGGCATCGACGTCGCCAGCAAGGCCCAGATTTACCAGCTCATCGGCGAACTCGCCGCCCGCGGCAAGGCCATCCTGGTCGTCAGCAGCTACATCCCGGAACTGCTCGGCATCTGCGACCGCATCGCCGTCATGCACCGCGGCCGGCTCGGCCCGCCGCGCCCCGCGCGCGACTGGACCGAGCACACCCTCATGAGCGTCGCCGCCAGCGGCAAGGAGTTGACCCCGTGA
- a CDS encoding substrate-binding domain-containing protein — MTRCLLLCALVAAIWGCERPTPPSSAGATQPAGPGTSTQPSQAKLRIAVIPKGTTHDFWKSVHAGAIKAGRELGDVEVIFRGPEKEDDREQQVSLVQNFISGRIDAIVLAPLDDKALVPAARQAMAAQIPVVIIDSALAGEAGHDFVSFAATNNYQGGVLAGERMGALLAGKGRVLLLRYQEGSASTTDRERGFTEALTKFPGIELVDRKRYAGPTRATAQEAAENLLTADSNVAGVFCPNESSTFGMLLALRSRGLTGKLKFVGFDASPGLVEALGKGELDGLVVQNPMKMGYVGVKTAVDHIRGQTVPPLQDTGVVLVTPETMKRPEYQELLAPDLSSYLK, encoded by the coding sequence ATGACTCGATGCTTGCTGCTGTGCGCCCTCGTGGCGGCCATCTGGGGTTGTGAGCGACCGACGCCACCGAGCAGCGCCGGGGCAACGCAGCCAGCCGGTCCGGGTACCAGCACTCAGCCCAGTCAGGCCAAGCTGCGCATCGCGGTCATTCCAAAGGGCACCACGCACGATTTCTGGAAGTCCGTCCACGCCGGTGCCATCAAGGCAGGCCGCGAACTGGGCGACGTCGAGGTCATCTTTCGCGGACCCGAGAAGGAGGACGACCGCGAGCAGCAGGTCTCACTCGTCCAGAACTTCATCAGCGGCCGGATCGACGCGATCGTCCTCGCACCCCTCGACGACAAGGCCCTGGTCCCGGCCGCCCGGCAGGCCATGGCGGCACAGATCCCGGTCGTGATCATCGATTCCGCCCTGGCCGGCGAGGCTGGCCACGATTTCGTCAGTTTCGCCGCCACGAACAACTACCAGGGCGGCGTGCTGGCCGGCGAGCGCATGGGTGCGCTACTCGCCGGCAAGGGCCGTGTGCTGCTGCTGCGCTACCAGGAAGGCTCGGCGAGCACCACCGATCGCGAACGCGGCTTCACGGAGGCCCTGACCAAGTTCCCGGGCATCGAGTTGGTCGATCGCAAGCGCTACGCCGGCCCGACGCGCGCGACCGCGCAGGAGGCCGCCGAGAATCTGCTCACCGCCGACAGCAACGTCGCCGGCGTCTTCTGCCCCAACGAGTCCTCCACCTTCGGCATGTTGCTCGCGCTGCGCAGCCGCGGACTGACGGGCAAGCTCAAGTTCGTCGGCTTCGATGCAAGCCCCGGCCTGGTCGAGGCGCTGGGCAAGGGCGAGCTCGACGGCCTGGTCGTGCAGAATCCTATGAAGATGGGCTACGTCGGCGTGAAGACGGCTGTCGATCATATCCGCGGACAGACCGTCCCACCGCTGCAGGACACTGGGGTCGTCCTCGTGACGCCGGAGACCATGAAGCGGCCGGAGTACCAGGAACTGCTGGCGCCGGACCTGTCCAGTTACCTGAAATGA